The Ictalurus punctatus breed USDA103 chromosome 15, Coco_2.0, whole genome shotgun sequence DNA window TCATCCCAAACTATAAACAAAAAGCAACCCATAAAGCACACCCTGACTAAAGCTAAACCATAACTGGAAATGACAAAGCAGAGCTGGTGTAGGAGTCTGATATCTATGCTGATATGTGTTGGTATGTGGAGCTGATAACGGAGTCAGACTCCAGCTCTGGCACATTCTTAAAGTGTGCTGTAGGTGTGTCTGTTTTACTTAGCACATGAGGTATGTTCAAGCAGGCTAGTGGTCATAAAAAGAcatgttataaatataaatcagatCCAGacaggttttttattatttttttagtgaATAATAAAGACCTATGGATATATTTAACAACCTGTTATTGACAGTTACTGGTATGTCGAGTTGTTTGTCTGTTTCATGTCCTTTTGAACAGATGCATGAACctatgttgtttttattttatttatttatttatttttacctctTTAGGTGTCAGCTTAAACCCCATCATCGTCTACTGCTCCAACCAGGAGGATATGGACAACTGGTTTGGTCTCCTAAAGGAACACATAGAGATCAATGGGGGCACTGCGATTATACCAGACACTTACAGCAGAGTTAAGGTATGTAGCTATcaaagaaaaagggaaaaaagttaATGATCTTAACAGCAACGGGTGTGCAGTAAAGCCAGGTTTGAGTTATTTAGATCAGTGTTATTGTATTCTCATGAGGATTGTGCAGGGGTGTGGCTGGGACTGTGGCTGAGATTAAGGTTAACCACAGTAACAGTATCATAGAAAAGGAATGACATTTCTACCAGTGCTGACATGTACCTCTGTCGCAATAGGTGACTTCACTAAACAAAACAGATTCTCAATAAAAgccttaaataaaaacaaattcagtCTATAATGTTTAAAACATTGGAACCTTAAGTGAAATCCTTCCCGATCTGTGTCTATAAAAATGGCTTGCAATTACAGTAAGGTATgttacactctcagaaataaatgcATCAAACTGTAGCCTTCATTGTCGCAGGTGTGGTACCATCATGTTGtgtacctttaattagcttttagagGAGTGGTTTTATGTatgataaattatttttaatggttGAAAATATACACACTATAAAAGGTACAAAACAGGTTCACCACTGCAAGTACCAAGAATTGTATAGTTTGGTACATTTATTTCTAGGAATGTAAAGCAATAATGcacatttctcattttctctcatgTACTTTCATAAGGTCCACAACACAGAGCAGTCCACAGAGGGGAAAGAAGAGCTGAGGAACTCCATCAGTAAAGAGCCGATCTATGAATGGGAGGGTTCTCAGCGGGAAAGTCTAGGTTCAATCACCTATGTCACTAAAGTCAGGCTACAGCATTTGCCTTGTCAAGTAAGGCAACATTTTCATgctaacattattttttaaacaattcagTCCTACTTTGTCTTGAATAGATTTGTAATTATACATAAACTATACAGGCAGCTATAATGTAACTACTGAGTATGTGTACGTTGTTACAGATATAATCTATAATCCATCCGTAACAATGCAATATCCTTAGTAGACATTGTTGTTAGAATCTCCAGTTGTTTAAGTTTTCATGGTTGAAAGTGCTTTGTGAAAAGGTGTACTGATTTGATATCAGATGTTGTCTACACATATAGACAACAAAGGCGCTACTAAGAAGCCCCCCTTTATGAAAAACTTTGCGCAACTGAAGATTACATCAACTCTCCGTCAGTGCTGGTTGCTGCCTGGCTGGTTCACTGGGGGCAGCATCTGATATGATCTTAGTCACTCTTTTGACAAGCTCGAATTACCCTTGGGGTCTAAAACGTTTGGCCTCTTATTTGTTAGCTGCTTTGAAATTTGACTGCCAGCAGATTTGCATTCACTGTAGACCTGCAGAGTGATAAGTCGCAGTGCattgaaatacattttcccACAGGAAAGGTGAGAATTCAGAcaggttgtcttttttttttaaagagtagcATGTAGACCTGTGTCCCTTTGTGTAAGCTGGGTGTGTGAACCAGTTGCTTTGCTCGTGCGTGGACTTGACTCACCCTACAGCTGCTTGTCTGACACACCCTTTTCAGAGCATAAGACAACCGCTGTCAGAGCAAGAGCTCTGCTATCACCATCTCCTGGCAGGGGAGGCATTTGTGCACATGGTTCCCatgagggggaaaaatacaATATATGTAGATAATATTGTATCTGTagaggggcagtggtagctcagtgtttaagatgttgggctactgatcggaaggtcatgagttcaaaccaccactgttgggcccttgagcaaagcccttaaccctcaacctctcagatgtataaattaaataagtgaaagtcgctctggataagggtgtctgccaaatgccatagaTGGAGCATGTAGGACTCTCATGTTCTCATATTTGTGATTCAAAAGCAAACTAATGCTACACGTCCCAAGCACTTCACAGATCTCTATAATCTGCACAAAGCACAATGCTGACCACAACATAATTTATTCCCACAGGAGCAGTATGACAGACTGTTGGTGATGTATCCTAGCAATCTTATTATACTGTCTGAGGAGAGCGATGGCTTGTTCTACAAGGTAAAACAAGCACTCAGTTGTTATACTTTGTTGTTTGTCCAAAAGGAGTTTGACTGAGCTAAAACCACATTCTGTGCTTTGTGCTTACAGGGAAAACTTCCTCTCAACATgcttactgttaccaccccatgCCAAGACATCAAGCCAAACACATTTATGATCGAAGGTAAGTTAATGATCATCCCATTTCCGTTGTTTTATTGCTCAAAACTGCATCCTGCAAAATCTTTTCTATCCAACACTAATCGCTCTTGTTGTCTTGGGCAGGGAAACTGATTAACCCCATCGTCGTGTCATGTCCGAACACGAGCGAGTTCCGTGACTGGATGCAACACTTCAAAGCAGCAGATGTCCCAGTCCTTAGCCCTCCTCCTCCCGTCTACGACATCATCTACACGCCGACTCAGAGAGAGGTAAGTGCACTACAGACTCTCAGAATGTTAGTAGTTCAAGCAAGTTTCTCAATAGGTTGTATTATAAGCTAGGTATTCACactttcttcctgtctctctaGGCTCCTGAGCTAAATGTGAGATGGAGCGGCAGTAACCGAGGCGGTTCTGAAGAAATCGCAATGCAGAAACTTCACAGTGAACGCAGATCTTGTGAGCTCCAGCTGCCCCACCGCGATGACAACCCCCTTTCCCCTGGTTATACCGAGCCTCTCTGTGTAAGCGAACATCCCAGCTCCTATTATGGTGTTTGTACAGCTGCTGAGTATTATTATAAGTCTGACAGTACCGTTAAGTGAACTGTTGTCAAGCTGTCACTTTATAGATCAGTTGAGCTCGTCATAACTTGAGGTTTTGCTGATAAAGATGCTTGGTGGACTTATCAGAAATTTAGAATAAAGATCAAAAATCAAAGCTCTTTATTGTCAAGTGCACACAAAGTAGAATGAAGTTCTTACTTGTATGTCTTTTCTCAAGACTacacataaaaatgtaaacaaaaagcTTCGATTTGTGatgttttctacatttctaATAAGTCCACCAAGCATCTGTAGAAGCAAAACCTCAAGTTTTGCCCAAAGACAATAACTACTGTCAATACAACACAGAAGACATCCATTGTTATACTTAGGGGGCAACTTAGGAAAAGGAGTGTTAAGGGTGGACCGCACTTACTGTAAGTGATCTGACCTGACTTACTTTCGAGTGTTTATTTTGGAGGAGCAGTTTCCAGTCATGCACTGGAATACTTCTGTGGTCTTGGCACTATCAATTATTAACTTAGCGTCCAACCCATGCTACTTCTTTTACAATGTAAAAGCCTCTGTTGCTTGTAGCCAAAAAACAGATTGATCTGCAGTTGTTTTGCTGAGCACTTCACCCTGCGGCGTCATCTAATGCTGCCTTGAAGgggcaggggggggggggggggggggggggggggggggtttaactGGAAAATCATCCCATGAGCGCTCTCAGATGTTTTCTGTTATTAGAAACATTCCACGGCAGGATTCACCCACACAGCATAACATATCTCAGCAGATGACCTGAATGGTGATCGGCTTTGAAGTCGTACCACGGTATCGCATGAAGTTAGTGCCAGGATACTCTTATCTCCCTCCCAGCAGTCGAATCAGAAGCAAGGAGTCTAATTAATTTACAACTGACAGGGCAGTATGCCCAAAGCAAGCTCTGCTGAGGGGGACGATAACAGAACATATTCActgattatacagtatatctctCTTCCCAGCTGTGTGAATAATTTGCATTCTTAGCTCTCCTTGATGTTACAGATCCAACAGGCTTATGTCTGTTTTCTTGTCCATATTTAGTATTACTAACCAGCTTGTCTTCCTGttcgtgtgtgtttacagtacaTCTCCAGCAGACCCACATCTGTTGATACGCAGTATTCAGTGAGACTGGGCAGCAGGAGCAACAGCATGTCATCTCAAACCAGGCCTGCACCATTGCACCTGCGCTACTCCTCCCCTCAGCGCACTTCCTACTTGTCATCTGAGGAGCCCATGTCTCCCATTTACAGCTCTCCATACAGCGCAGTTCACCACAATGCTACCGCGCAACGCGTCACGAAGGCCCCACTTATAAAGGTAACCCAAACTTCATATCTTGCATGCTGTTGTGATAAGGGTATTCCAAAccttattttaaatatactgCTTtaaccagtccctccaggattttgcgatttcaggatcacagaaattaatgcaaaaatcaaggaaactccacaatattcagaggaccATTGTAATTTtccaaaattacagcagattttccacagatttgggtcaAGACACATTATATGACATCATCagaacgtgcattcagccaaaatcCCCCTTTGAGTCACGTGCTTCGAACGTGATCAAAATCaagccgcaacaatcacaaaaaaactcagcgAAATGCTGTTTGTACCACAGCTCTGTAgagttcttgattctgattggccagatgGTGTTTATGGCTTGGGTTTACGGCTCAGCAGATATGCTGTCATTCCTACAGAAACAGccaattcacagggacttacaTGGCCACATAATCGTAAACTAATAAGATatgaattaaaaatgcattgcgatgtaacaaagaaaaacagaccGTTGTTGATATGATGAGgctttctgtaaagagacaggtatttaacatttatttaagtcttcagtgttagcactttgtaacagttagtAAGTTTTGTCAGtaaaaggctggtgagggaatgacttcATTatctgctataacgtaagtgataacaggaagtaacttctTGTGGATATTacacatcattaaatgtaactatacatGGGTAAAATTACATGCTATTCATTAATACAATTTTACAGCTGTAATGTTTgtcaaactgctgtggtataagagaaaaaaaacaatttggaACATGCAGTCGTAGTTACATAATCAGCTTctttcattgattattttcttataacattACAGTTCTATGTGAGCAAGGATTTATGATGAGATGTGCTcatatttggtttgtttttgaaCAGTCGAACAGCTGGAGCACTCCACAAAGCTCCATAAAGTACCAGCTCTCCATTCCACAACGCCACTCGGATTTGCTGACCCACCGCAAACCTCTCTCGCCCTTGTATGACGACCCCACCACCCCTGGCATGTACCCTCTGGAGGAGGATTTGGCAAAGGTGTCGTCGGTAAGTGGGGCAAGATATCAGATTGCTTTCTCTCTTTACACCCGGGCTCACTGTGGCCGAGTGCACAGAGAACACGGCTGATTTGACAAGTCTAAGACCTTGCAGTCTTGATTACTAATTGATTGATGCAGATGCATAATGGAGGAGTCTGAGGGAATGAGACTTAAGTACAAACTGACAGTAGACAGTTATTTGAGACAAGATATTTGTTTCTGATCGGCTATGCCAGaatgtaaccatggcaacaagTTTAAAGCATGCTTTAGGATA harbors:
- the plekhn1 gene encoding probable pleckstrin homology domain-containing family N member 1 — translated: MGSSMSCVPQHNFRFSSKSFIRRNSSRLFRKKNPQEGQEKSNSIINILCTVTPRKEMSPKDLEAIENIKWDPPFPYDPASGWKKSSINVKNYGRLIHSSKVRFRFLHCQDVHDCYLDLFQTHLHFVSNNTTGLTYQGTLPLKELTICKVHNMTSYGDPQEFAFQINGVSLNPIIVYCSNQEDMDNWFGLLKEHIEINGGTAIIPDTYSRVKVHNTEQSTEGKEELRNSISKEPIYEWEGSQRESLGSITYVTKVRLQHLPCQEQYDRLLVMYPSNLIILSEESDGLFYKGKLPLNMLTVTTPCQDIKPNTFMIEGKLINPIVVSCPNTSEFRDWMQHFKAADVPVLSPPPPVYDIIYTPTQREAPELNVRWSGSNRGGSEEIAMQKLHSERRSCELQLPHRDDNPLSPGYTEPLCYISSRPTSVDTQYSVRLGSRSNSMSSQTRPAPLHLRYSSPQRTSYLSSEEPMSPIYSSPYSAVHHNATAQRVTKAPLIKSNSWSTPQSSIKYQLSIPQRHSDLLTHRKPLSPLYDDPTTPGMYPLEEDLAKVSSHSSQVSMEQHYPPLLPASFRLCTPPLGRRNRSIQHQEHDESSTQWAMEQRAQSVSRMKLLPDPNTMLQHNHIIQREASSLAATHMRELPYSLTPDDHSYLKPVEPDDQEIDYDNIWEFDGSNGMIQALPGISAHRTQPDFSARGLGAMETQTRWS